A stretch of Haemorhous mexicanus isolate bHaeMex1 chromosome 32, bHaeMex1.pri, whole genome shotgun sequence DNA encodes these proteins:
- the LOC132340587 gene encoding uncharacterized protein LOC132340587: MGEGWHRGSGSAGRRVPWRPWGTGSAQWGSGLAPGALGVLGGHPGAVSCTHKGVPEDEIEECHLLNGTEKVRFVERFIYNREQFLILDSDVGVYVGFIAYGEMNAKRSNRHPVHMEYYRALVDTQCWRNYELYAPFTTVERRGERGAERVPSDPALPMTLELLKFPVSLESGNRLRGGSPPCVHHWDILSHPVTPPWLLQPIPVHPGHSQCSVARPSRSSVEITPLSQSQLVPPMTHLLLG, encoded by the coding sequence atgggggaaggaTGGCACAGAGGAAGCGGCAGCGCGGGCAGGAGGGTCCCATGGCGGccgtggggcacagggagtgcGCAGTGGGGATCCGGGTTGGCCCCCggtgctctgggggtgctgggggggcaccccggagctgtgtcctgcactCACAAGGGTGTTCCAGAGGATGAGATTGAAGAGTGTCACTTGTTGAACGGCACGGAGAAGGTGAGGTTCGTGGAGAGGTTCATCTACAACCGGGAGCAGTTCCTGATATTGGACAGCGACGTCGGGGTGTACGTGGGGTTCATCGCCTATGGGGAGATGAATGCCAAGCGCTCTAACAGGCACCCGGTTCACATGGAGTACTACCGGGCTTTGGTGGACACGCAGTGCTGGCGAAACTACGAGCTTTATGCCCCGTTCACAACGGTGGAGCGCCGAGGGGAGCGCGGGGCAGAGCGCGTCCCCTCAGACCCTGCCCTGCCAATGACCCTGGAACTCCTGAAATTCCCAGTATCCCTCGAGTCTGGGAATCGCCTCAGAGGCGGCAGCCCTCCTTGTGTCCATCACTGGGACATCCTCTCCCACCCAGTGACCCCCCcgtggctcctccagcccatcccagtccatcccggTCACTCCCAGTGCTCTGTGGCGCGTCCATCTCGGTCGAGCGTGGAGATAACGCCTCTCAGCCAATCACAGCTCGTCCCTCCGATGACCCATCTGTTGCTAGGATGA